Below is a genomic region from Cydia strobilella chromosome 24, ilCydStro3.1, whole genome shotgun sequence.
GTGAAGTTAAAGTaatgtcacaaagtttgtgactcacaCTCCCTCTTGTCACAacttgtcacattttcttgaccccctccctcccccttaACGTGTGATGTACTTAATGGAATACCTCTAAGAAACtatttaataagaaaaaaccggccaagtgcgagtcggactcgcgcacgaagggttccgtaccattacggaaaaaaacagcaaaaaaatcacgtttgttgtatgggagccccatttaaatatttatattattctgtttttagtatttgttgttatagcggcaacagaaatacatcatctgtgaaaattttaactgtatagctatcacggttcatgagatacagcctggtgacggacagatggacagcggagtcttagtaatagggtcccgttattaccctttgggtacggaaccctaaaaaaacaattaaaaatatacttaccacAAATTCTTCCCCATGGAGCTTCGATAAACCACTCTTTTTCAGAATCAAGCATTTTAATCAATTttaataaactattttattcACACAATTTATGCCACAACTTTCTTGCCGTTTGCAACATTCGTTCAACGTGCTAATCTTTCGCTAATATCTAATTCTAAATATAATCTTTTAATTTCATTACCGAGTTATGTTTTCAATGATAAGAAGTTATGACCAAATACCAATATTTCTGACAGTAACACTGAACACTTCTAGAAATTTAACTTAACCATGATTAAATCTCATCAAACATAGCGTAAAATAAGTGTTGAAATcataaactacaaataaatttattctgaataaataaaatccaGTTGTCTCAAAGGACTTTCATCGTATACACTGTATATAGCACTGAGCACAATCAAAGAAGATGTAGGTTATCAATGATTAGATGATATGACAGGTCGCTGCCTCAATATTACaaggttctatgttacatttttgaGATAGTTGAAAATcaacttaatgtcactatgataatgttcaaatttcaattcgataaaagtgaaacatagaaccctgtaatattgggccagTGAGGTgaatttttgacagatgtgcgTTTTGTGACTGCTAGTAACGTAATTTTTcttatagtaataaaaaaaaatgtgaacaaaAATAGATTTAATGACGTTTACTTTAAGGTGTAAAATAGAAGAgcaatatttatgactttactCAAAGTAAGTAAAACTTTTACAACTCACTATCTTTACCTAACCCACAGACCAGTGGCCTCACCATAACAAAGTCTATGTATACTGTGTATGTATAAACCACTTAAACCTGTTTTAagagtaataaaatttaataattagcCAAAGTTCAATGTAAGTCTAGCTGTCCGGACAAATAATAtgcagtaagtaagtacaatAGTTAATTGCGCTTTATTTTCATCTGTTTGTGAATACTTTTTAGCCTAAATTTTACATATCTTATCTATTGAGTTTAGGTATGGTTTAGGTACTTGTATAATCATGAGGCGTGATGATGACGTCAAACATGACTTTCGATTTTGAACTTTAAACATTCAAAATGTttcatggctcctctacacgatcgGTAGTACCTACCACAGACTACAAAGACATGTacctactattagttattccaagttattctgtgacgatggcccagcgtaggccagttcaagggacgcagctatgcggtgaaatgagatagcaatatcacttgctccctctaacgtataaaataaatgcgtcccttggactggcctacgctgggcatAAGAACCAATATAATCACTAACTAAAcgaggaaaacaaatgaagtgattctattggttcttaagcCTTAATAAGGAAGAGGAAATATATTTCCcacctgattttgaactttatttcaaagggatagggttcaaatttgcataattgtgacgttttcaatcaaaaggtaccacattgtcgcttaccataaggacgaaattggattgtatctttatacgaataagctgtcagagcgtccttatggcaagcgacaatgtggtaccttttgattgaaaacgtcacaatttctGACACATGCCTTATAAATagttaacaaacacatccctcgctacgcatcctcacacatctctggtggaaacgcagccctATGTATTTCATtgtaatatttacctatttgtTCCGGGACattccagagggcctaccgaaGTTCGGAAATTGCGGGCATCTATctctttttgttttataaactggagctatataaactaattacagacctagatatacctcatgtcattgcatgtgcaaagtttcattacaatccaacacgtagttttaaaataagagtggaattacgtttgtatgggaatatGTTTATTTAGTTTTGTTTGTCACTTCATAaaatcattattatattaatattgtcttcggttaccgcgatagttactcatgaaataaaactatggaaacggattatatcgcgtgtattgaattatatgaatttataatacatcccgacgtttcgaaccctttacagcgttcgtggtcaacgggtgactgaagaaaaagtACAAAGTGCATAAAATTATGAAGATATCTCGAATAATTTATAAGGAGTATACCAAAacgtaagtaaataattttatttaccgactaaatatgtaggtacttaaataaaatagtgtAAAGTGACTAAAGTATAAGGTCAAATCAGGTGGTGTGACTgtggacgcaaacgccaattttgGCACCCCGATTGCCATAATTGTCTTGTAGTAAAGATAAATCCTATCTTTACTAGATAACAGAACGAACACGCGAATTATAtcaattactagcttttgcccgcgacttcgtctgcgtggaattagtaatttgcaTACCTTAATTcataaacaaatctgctttttaatccatccttttttcacccccaaattggttcacactatacatttccaccccattatTTACACCCTTACGGGATGATTTCgaggataaaagttattctatatccttccccgcaGCTCAAACTattcccataccaagtttcatctaaatcggttcagtggttattgattccccatacaaacttccacccccttgaggggtgagttctgggataaaaagtatcctatgtccttcgggactcaaactatctgtatactaaatttcaactaaatcggttcagcggtttaagcgtgaagagtacggagttatatcatagagtaacttatactagagcggtactgtcatagtaaattttgtaaccccagtaaattcactgccatctgtcgacacactttaaaactaaaaataaatatttataaaaatacgttaaaatgtatttaaatatggataaatgattttttttatttgcattaattatttttatgattttgacccatgttctttcactgatatgcgttaaaattataaataacaaacgaaaccgtcaacgccctctatacgagtgtaggccaaaactagtggcgccctctgatcgagaatcaaattttcgtgatttttgaggcacgttttttccttagactgtatccatctattacggacttatatctatctttgctgtgaagaggtaacacacagacagacagacagacagacagacgttcgcatttataatattagtatggattgcatAATTTGTGTATATTACGTAATTAGTGATAGTGTGTGAATGTTAATATTTTAGTCTTATGTTCATATCTGCTGTTAATCTACGCAATATTTTTGTTTGAACGCATTGCTGGTGCTTACTTGTATAATGTGTATTAGTGTAACCAAGTGTAACTGATATTTAATTCATAGTTACCAATTTAGACCGTATGGTTCTTATAAGGTATGtactatttatatacatttgtaAACACGATAAAGTGTTCGTGTTTTCCgatttttgccacgaataaacgctatctatctataaaGACAcctataccaaagaggatataatattatagagcggtactgtcatagtaaattttgtaaccacagtaaattcactgccatctatcgacacactttaaaactaaaaatgaagatttataaacacacgagaaaatgtattaaaatatggataaatgtttttttctatttgcattaattatttttatatgatttgacttgtgtcctttcactgatatgcgttaaaattgttaaataacacacgaaaccgtcaacgccctctatacgagagtaggccaaaagtagtggcgccatctggtcgagaatcaaattttcgtgattttcgaggcacgttttttccttagactgtatccatttgtAAAACAAGTAACTATTATAACAAGTAGCGAAACTAGTGACATCTGTTGTCGAGTATTtattatgatatatttttatattattactatatttacAGATCGTTAAGAGCAATGCAGTTGGCAGAAAAAGAAATAACTATTCAAGCACCATGGGGCAAACTTAGAGGTATTTGTTCTctagttttgtaaatttttcacCATAATTCACAACGTATAATTGGTATAATCTTTCTATACTAATATTCTACGCCGTTTTTAGTATGTTTTtctataaatacttaatttataaGTTTGATACTTATATAGTTTTTAAGTTTGATTTGCCACACCGCTTAAAGAAATACGATAATAACAATTGTTCTACAGTTTGTCATGGTTCATATTTGCAAGGACCATATATTAAAGGACTGACAATCTTCATACTACGCACCGTACTCCGTTAGTATCATTCTACGTCGCTAGATGTCGCTAAGTGCCAAATAATTCAGAAGTCGTATTGgtatttggtaaaaaaaaatcccagcTTTTAAAGTGTTACCACAAATAggttttttttcacatttttttaactacCTACAGGGGAAAATTTTAGTTATTTGAGCTGacttttttatgtaggtacttacatgaaAAATCCTGTTACGTAACAAATTAGTTGTAATAGGTGGTAATAACCGATCAACGGACGGACTAGGATACAGCACGTTTATAactatactcatggacaaatttagaggaacgtaaaatagtagattgttaaccaagggatgaatggcactcatttctgctgaggtattttggcgctcgaacgcagtgagagcgccaatagtccgaggctgaaatgatgcctttcacccgagttaaacactctacttttcatttcgaatacgaggaaagtaaaatgcattttctttaaaacatgactaagtataaatttttatagtatttcttaagggtactttcagttaaccaTTTAttcaaaagtatcgttatttatggaatggagagtcaaatatcagaatggaaattgtataacaaatacatttaaactcaaatttcaattgcttatccaaaaaaaaataaaaaaatcgtacttcgaacgtaaaatgctctagtacAGACaggtatcattttctgcacaccttttagaacaacaatgaccctctttcagagcatgagaaatgaaaaaaatgtttaattactggattacagtgGGTGTTTGTTTACTTAAGTAATTTCAAAGTTagtaaattaaacttttttttgttcctCTATATTTGTGCATGAGTGTAGACTGTAAATAGATACTTATTTGAACTTTTACGATTTTACacgttaatattatttataaaaacgggacttaatcgcgtataattgtccccgtggtctcggagaagaagactggctaaagttggcGTCAAAATCTTCTAGCTGCGCGAGTTGTGccatcctcgaaacgtcggaggtaattttaaaacaactataCGCGATTAGGTCTCGTTTTCGTTAATAATGATTAATACTTGTCTCAGGACTAACGTGGGGTATGGAGGGGGACCCACCAGTGTTTCTCTGCCATGGTCGGATGGACGCGTGCTCCGGATTCCGTCCTCTATTGCAGCTCCTGCCGCGCTGTTTTTACTACGTATCTGTGGATCTCCCGGGGAATGGCCGGTGAGAACCAACAACTGGTAGTGCTTAGCAATTCTTGTCTCACTGACGTGGGGTACGGAGGATCCATCAGGACCTCTGCCAAGGACGGGTGCTCCGGGTTTCACTTTCACCGGCTGTTACTGCCGCGCTGTTTTTACTACGTATCTGTTGGTACtaagtattagtagtagtagtaagtattagttattctgtgtctGTTGATCTCCCGGGTAATGACCGGTAAGGACCTCCAACTGCTAGCGCTTTAGTAGTTTTAGGAATAGCTAGTTTCAAAATGTATCTCAACGGCAGGTCAGACCAGTTACCACGAGGCGTGCAGCTGAATATCATGGACTTTGTGCCCACAGTGAAGGTGGTCAAGGAACACTTCAAATGGGACAAATTCATCTACGTGGGACACTCATTGGGTGCGATGATGGGTAAGCATTCACAGATAAACTTTGTGATTTGAAAAATAAGCTAAAACTAACTTTACGTCTATATAGGTATAGCAGGGGTTCCCAATCTTTTTCAGTCCGCGGCGCACTTACCCTCTCTACTGTCTACTCCACCAGAGCGCCGCGGTGCACAGTTTGGGAACCTCTTAGCTATAGGGTAAACTTCTCTACCTAATGGTACTGTAATAAAGACACCACTGTTACCTTATAATAAGATTGAAGGTGTCAATTATTGATTGGAGTACTCATAAATGCGAAGGTAATGAACATGTAGGTACTACATGTTCACGTAATAAACCGATGATGTCATAACAGAGTTAGGAAGAAATTTGATACTTTTGTCCTCGAATTCGTCCTTAAGGAGAACATGTAGGTACTCACGTAATAAACCGACGATGTCATAACAGAGTTAGGAAGAAATTTGATACTTTTTGTCCTCGAATTCGTCCTTAAGGAGAAATCATAAAGGCGTTCACCTGCTTAGACGCTTCtctttgaaagaaagaaagaaaaagcatttattagcacaacataacataagactaaaactagaaataattacacagaatgaggttgcgctaaatgatccttactcagcttggtgccacggtgtgagccaacatggcacactccgtgACGCtgaaagcttaaatacaaataacaatcaaattacttaattaaaattagcctatacctaagtcttatgaatgttcgtgtgtatgtatgtatgtaagtgtctatgcgatttgtgtgtgagtgactgagtgtgcacggttgcctAAGTGTTGCATCTTTGCTTAGCCAGTATGAATTTACGGAGGTGAATTTTAAAGGTGGACACGGTTTTCGAATTACGTACTGGTGGTGGCAAATCATTCCAACACTTAGTGGCAGCGAAACGAAAGCTGCCAAATGTAGTGTGTGCCCCAACCCTACGCCACCATACTCATAgctgcaaaaaagaaaaagaaaacttaGAAATTGAATACTTAACTCGTATcgtatgttaaaaaataaacatatttgcagtgtttaccacgaaataggctcgcctcagcataatgccgaccAAAGTGTCGGCGCTGATCGGTTAGGGCACAAACTGTACAATGATACCCTCAACTCCAAGACAAACCCCCTTTCTCACAGGAAATTTCTTCAACATCGCTTATCCCGGCCACATCACGCGCTTAGTCGAGCTGGATCCACTCCCGGACCATGCTTGCTACAGCCAAGATGTTGAGGGCGTCCGTCGGTGGTACCACGTACATTATCATAGTTATTACGAGCAGTATAGCAAACTGAATGGAGGTGGGGAGCCACCGAAGTATACTTACGAAAAGGTAGAGTAGATAGTAAAAGTATACTATACTAAGTACGCTGGTAaatcgggtctctattgtttgacataattattgaaagtcataatgtaatgattgtcatattatcattagtcataatttggtttttctcagaaacgcgtaacttttcaggattgccataaaacaaacctaacctaacctaaccttaacggtttcagaattatgactaatgataatatgacaatcattacattatgactttcaataattatgtcaaacaaagggacccctggTAAATCACATGGACATTTTACTATCACATCTACCACGAATATTTAGCAGATGTCTTATGTTACAcgcttatttatttttcaggcTTTGGAAATGTTAATGAAGGCCCGTAGTCTACACAAGGAGGCCGCAGAACACGTCATAGAGAGAGTGCTATCATCGGCTGGAGACGGCCTATTTAGGTAATTTTTAAGAATTACACATAAGaacttatagtatgaattatctcaagtgattttttcgggctcggggcCTAATCTGTACACCAACATGCAGatgaaaaaaccggcaaagtgcgagtcggactcgcgcaccgagggttccgtactttttagtatttgttgttatagcggcaacagaaatacatcatctgtgaaaatttcaagtgtctagctatcacggttcataagatacagcttggtgacagacggacagcggagtcttagtaatagggacccgtttttaccctttgagtacggaaccctaaaaataactacATACGTCGCTGCGCTTATAAATTCCGACATGTGCTAGATTTTCGAAAACCGAAATCGTACCTTGGCCATTACAta
It encodes:
- the LOC134752210 gene encoding serine hydrolase-like protein; the encoded protein is MKISRIIYKEYTKTSLRAMQLAEKEITIQAPWGKLRGLTWGMEGDPPVFLCHGRMDACSGFRPLLQLLPRCFYYVSVDLPGNGRSDQLPRGVQLNIMDFVPTVKVVKEHFKWDKFIYVGHSLGAMMGNFFNIAYPGHITRLVELDPLPDHACYSQDVEGVRRWYHVHYHSYYEQYSKLNGGGEPPKYTYEKALEMLMKARSLHKEAAEHVIERVLSSAGDGLFRFTHDQRQKTFTHMPFTGDAYRAIYTASTTPTLYVLAQGSIDDGWYDQTPFVKDPVCWPNGNFSLKIVEGGHDVHISHPERMADAVSQFLLKDVKAKM